One window from the genome of Anopheles merus strain MAF chromosome 3R, AmerM5.1, whole genome shotgun sequence encodes:
- the LOC121597421 gene encoding uncharacterized protein LOC121597421 produces MSRSLTAALCTVVLFAVICQQVSSHGRRHHGRHDHHHHHGHGHRRPHHWTPHPNIEIYSPKGIELSIQRLNATSQYFAFELYINNPGGDTPDVVQNATELVYGKYIVRDTEVIIKPGDALNLTTYMGFTDGGVLKNTIQFHVFRHMIRSNCTCENDSRSETTTKQPVYTIPPWSRSTTQTPRITTPQPTASTRRTTTPSPITPTTANWNQELFNGDYSDEGFDCEIDPETNLCSHASLLDVRSGARDESLPQKLIQAKSDRRYDASILKGIVDMVSAQCATKPRTNLLTLKSPEDSYDTSIDWRGYVRTVLKQSPKLARVADSALVGASPNGKVIVFEMDTLLHKLLVLYQAREAGMTSVRDYDDVGKKY; encoded by the exons ATGTCTCGATCGCTCACTGCAGCGCTGTGTACGGTGGTGCTTTTTGCGGTGATCTGCCAGCAAGTGTCCAGCCATGGCCGTCGCCATCATGGCCGCCatgaccatcatcatcatcatgggcACGGACATCGACGCCCGCACCACTGGACACCACATCCAAACATCGAGATCTACAGCCCGAAAGGTATTGAGCTCTCCATCCAAAGGCTGAACGCTACATCGCAATACTTTGCGTTCGAGCTGTACATCAACAACCCGGGCGGGGATACGCCGGACGTGGTGCAGAACGCGACGGAGCTGGTGTACGGGAAGTACATCGTGCGCGATACGGAGGTGATCATCAAGCCGGGTGACGCGTTAAACCTAACAACCTACATGGGTTTTACCGATGGAGGAGTGCTAAAGAACACGATCCAGTTTCATGTGTTTC GACATATGATCAGAAGCAACTGTACCTGTGAGAATGACAGCCGATCAGAAACTACCACAAAACAGCCAGTCTACACCATACCGCCCTGGTCACGGTCCACAACCCAAACGCCACGAATCACTACTCCTCAACCTACAGCATCGACAAGAAGAACTACAACTCCTTCGCCGATCACACCCACTACCGCCAACTGGAATCAGGAACTGTTCAACGGTGACTATTCCGACGAAGGATTTGATTGTGAAATCGATCCCGAAACAAACCTTTGCTCGCACGCTTCGCTGTTGGACGTACGGAGCGGAGCGAGGGACGAAAGTCTCCCACAAAAACTCATCCAAGCCAAGTCAGATCGGCGGTACGATGCAAGCATTTTGAAAGGTATCGTGGATATGGTAAGTGCACAGTGTGCAACGAAACCACGCACCAACCTCCTGACCCTGAAGAGTCCGGAAGATTCGTACGATACGTCGATCGATTGGCGCGGATATGTGCGAACCGTGCTGAAACAATCGCCCAAGCTTGCCCGGGTTGCGGATAGCGCATTGGTTGGTGCCAGCCCTAACGGGAAGGTGATCGTTTTCGAGATGGACACATTGCTCCACAAGCTGCTAGTGCTGTACCAGGCCCGCGAAGCCGGTATGACGTCTGTGAGGGACTACGATGATGTTGGCAAGAAATACTGA